One Acutalibacter muris DNA window includes the following coding sequences:
- a CDS encoding tyrosine-type recombinase/integrase, producing the protein MANIQERRDKSGRLISYSIRVHRGRGADGKQLKPYTATFEVKPTWTEKSARKKAEAFAATFEKECREGVASDSRQTFQTYCEYVLELKEARRTKHSTVVRYRQLAERIYPAIGHIKLKDLRADHLNSLYTALGKEGAGKGTSKAVAKLDLAALVKEKGLTRAKIAQEGGYLSAACTPP; encoded by the coding sequence ATGGCTAACATCCAAGAGCGCCGGGACAAGTCCGGCAGGCTGATAAGCTACTCGATCCGTGTCCACCGGGGCCGTGGGGCAGACGGCAAGCAGCTAAAGCCCTACACGGCTACATTCGAGGTTAAGCCCACCTGGACGGAAAAGAGTGCGCGAAAAAAGGCCGAGGCTTTCGCCGCGACCTTTGAGAAGGAGTGCCGGGAGGGGGTGGCCAGCGACAGCCGCCAGACCTTCCAGACCTATTGCGAGTACGTGCTGGAACTGAAGGAGGCCAGAAGGACAAAGCATAGCACCGTAGTGCGCTATAGGCAGCTGGCAGAGAGAATATACCCGGCCATCGGGCATATCAAGCTGAAAGACCTGCGTGCCGACCACTTAAACAGCCTTTACACCGCTTTAGGAAAAGAGGGCGCGGGGAAAGGGACGTCAAAGGCGGTTGCCAAGCTGGATTTGGCCGCTCTCGTCAAGGAGAAGGGCCTTACAAGGGCCAAGATAGCCCAGGAGGGGGGATACCTCTCGGCAGCGTGTACGCCGCCTTAA
- a CDS encoding helix-turn-helix domain-containing protein has translation MKQDSYARLLAQRLSSLTKESGKPIKELAREIDISVGALSNYQNGKAEPGLTALCAIADYFEVPVDWLVGRSQVRDPKAAEAEVCEYLRLSEDNVAFWKEFTSGGYEEEHRVHGVEFANWLMEQKEFRRMMNAIDVAFLIAADDADRGSEQRVQDYWKKFTHNLQDPKYVAMSSLLHLMDDRVEDFLKMRQLNG, from the coding sequence ATGAAACAAGATTCTTACGCCCGATTGCTAGCCCAGCGGCTGAGTAGTCTGACAAAAGAGAGCGGAAAGCCCATCAAGGAACTGGCCAGGGAGATAGACATCTCTGTGGGTGCGCTGTCCAACTACCAGAACGGCAAGGCAGAGCCGGGGCTGACCGCCCTGTGTGCCATCGCAGACTACTTTGAAGTCCCGGTTGACTGGCTGGTAGGGCGCTCTCAGGTTCGGGACCCGAAAGCAGCGGAGGCGGAGGTTTGCGAGTATTTGCGGCTATCTGAGGACAATGTGGCCTTTTGGAAGGAGTTTACTTCTGGCGGATATGAGGAGGAACACCGTGTTCATGGGGTCGAGTTTGCAAACTGGCTGATGGAACAAAAGGAGTTTCGCAGGATGATGAATGCCATAGACGTGGCCTTCCTGATTGCAGCGGACGATGCGGACCGTGGCTCTGAGCAGCGTGTACAGGACTATTGGAAGAAGTTTACCCATAATCTGCAAGACCCCAAATATGTTGCAATGAGTTCGCTTTTGCACCTGATGGACGACAGGGTGGAGGACTTTCTCAAAATGAGGCAGCTAAATGGCTAA
- a CDS encoding TnpV protein, with product MAKTIFEELGGRYERQGDYLIPCIALPAEEEQPMGIWGQRHLDYLKQYRKVTYTNLLTSGRLNAYLADIDRQAQERFVRLIEGMKQAQGITERLKEENALEWTGRLGNIRACAREIVNEEIIFT from the coding sequence ATGGCAAAGACGATTTTTGAGGAACTGGGCGGCAGATACGAAAGGCAAGGAGATTATTTAATTCCATGTATAGCTTTACCCGCCGAAGAAGAACAGCCGATGGGCATATGGGGACAGCGGCACTTGGACTATCTGAAGCAGTACCGAAAGGTTACATATACCAATCTTCTCACAAGCGGCAGGCTCAACGCTTATCTTGCCGACATTGACAGGCAGGCGCAGGAACGCTTTGTAAGGCTCATAGAGGGCATGAAACAGGCACAGGGTATAACGGAACGCCTAAAGGAAGAAAACGCCTTAGAATGGACAGGACGGCTAGGTAACATAAGGGCTTGTGCGAGGGAGATTGTGAACGAGGAAATCATTTTCACATAG
- a CDS encoding TetR/AcrR family transcriptional regulator, producing MPPKPKITRDMIIDAAFEVARKTGVENINARTVSKKLNCSTQPVMYHFATIEELKKAAYKKTGDYHTEYLMNIPETQEDIMLGIGVNYIRFAVEEPYLFRFLFQSGFAVENSLLEMINSEELIPVISAMQEEMDMNIEQTKEVFITLAMFVHGYASIIANNSLEYDEKLIEKHLERVGTGAILAIQEEIK from the coding sequence ATGCCACCAAAACCTAAAATCACAAGAGATATGATTATTGACGCTGCATTTGAGGTTGCCCGCAAAACTGGCGTGGAAAACATCAATGCACGGACAGTATCAAAGAAGCTAAACTGTTCCACACAGCCCGTTATGTACCATTTTGCAACGATTGAAGAATTAAAAAAAGCTGCTTACAAAAAAACAGGTGACTATCATACGGAATATTTGATGAACATTCCAGAAACACAGGAAGATATAATGCTTGGAATTGGGGTGAATTATATCCGCTTTGCGGTTGAAGAACCTTATTTGTTCCGCTTTCTGTTTCAATCGGGATTTGCTGTTGAAAACAGCTTGCTTGAAATGATAAATTCCGAGGAACTTATACCTGTTATTTCTGCCATGCAGGAAGAAATGGATATGAATATTGAACAGACAAAAGAAGTTTTTATAACGCTTGCGATGTTTGTTCATGGATATGCCAGTATCATAGCCAACAATTCGTTGGAGTATGATGAAAAACTTATAGAAAAGCATTTGGAACGGGTAGGCACAGGTGCAATATTAGCGATACAGGAGGAAATAAAATGA
- a CDS encoding CPBP family intramembrane glutamic endopeptidase, with amino-acid sequence MKKLYEKNEQAFAIVWIVVYCVLQSLAYPLNEKIGIEYSASAIFCILQTIILFAFIRKNKLQERYGLCKSPVPAHRFLYYVPLIILATGNLWNGVAVNYPLSDTVCRIACMLCVGFVEEVIFRGFLFKAMEKDGIKSAIIVSSVTFGIGHIVNLFNGSGMDLVNNLCQICFAIAIGFLLVTIFYRGGSLLPCIIVHSAINTLSTFSNKAGVTVEKHIIHALVLIFITVAYNLVLTKTLPKSQLANKNNTRDR; translated from the coding sequence ATGAAAAAGTTATATGAAAAAAACGAACAGGCTTTTGCTATTGTATGGATAGTGGTTTATTGTGTTCTGCAATCTTTAGCATATCCGTTAAACGAGAAAATAGGAATTGAATACTCTGCAAGCGCTATTTTTTGTATCTTGCAAACCATTATTCTTTTTGCCTTTATTCGAAAAAACAAGTTGCAAGAACGGTATGGGCTTTGTAAATCACCTGTTCCTGCCCATCGGTTCCTTTACTATGTGCCGCTTATTATCTTAGCAACGGGAAATCTTTGGAACGGTGTTGCTGTCAACTATCCATTATCGGATACGGTTTGCCGTATTGCGTGTATGCTTTGCGTTGGATTTGTGGAAGAAGTGATTTTCAGAGGTTTTCTTTTCAAGGCAATGGAAAAGGATGGTATAAAATCTGCAATTATCGTTTCGAGCGTGACTTTTGGCATAGGGCATATAGTAAATTTGTTTAATGGCAGTGGTATGGACTTGGTAAACAATTTGTGCCAGATTTGCTTTGCGATTGCGATAGGCTTTTTGCTTGTAACGATTTTCTATCGTGGCGGAAGTTTGCTCCCCTGCATTATTGTTCATTCTGCTATTAACACTCTTAGTACTTTTTCAAATAAAGCAGGGGTTACAGTGGAAAAGCACATTATTCATGCTTTGGTTTTAATTTTTATAACCGTTGCCTATAACTTAGTCCTTACAAAAACGCTTCCGAAAAGCCAACTGGCAAATAAGAATAATACGAGGGATAGATGA
- a CDS encoding cysteine-rich KTR domain-containing protein, with amino-acid sequence MISEWVRCPVCGNKTRLQIRKDTELKNFPLYCPKCRQERRI; translated from the coding sequence ATGATTTCAGAATGGGTGCGCTGCCCTGTCTGCGGGAACAAAACGAGATTGCAGATACGGAAAGATACGGAATTAAAAAACTTTCCTCTATACTGCCCGAAGTGCAGACAGGAAAGAAGAATTTGA
- a CDS encoding phage/plasmid primase, P4 family translates to MTSRRREKNKGGFENIFSGVIKCADCGYALRAMSANRRKRPDIIDCVQYTCNNYGRYGNVMCTAHAIEARDLFNAVLDDINRFADMAVNDERAVRAIEKRLTETDQSKAKAMEKERKKLNKRLAELDRLFSSLYEDKVMERITERNFEMMSGKYQKEQLEIEARLKEVTETLNESYEKSQGIRDFLSLIRNYQGLKELDATVVNALIDKILVSEREKMADGTVRQEIKIYYKFIGFVGELHITPTKRWTALPAKCCTVCGVEYVPGSGISKYCPVCAKKMQREKSNESKRRSREQKRMACIELSAKNDRLMWYIFTGKLWEPDVGNLQAMELCKKLADELVIYALSLPDGRERDEYRRAVERWQIRHYREIILKDAMGIYPAKLSEFDSKPYLFNCKNGTLNLHTRAFHEHDPADMLATISGVKYDPEARSELWERTIQDVMQGDIDLAAYIQKALGYGLTGDTSEECFFLLYGPTTRNGKGTIMGTYMKMLGGYGKAARPETIALRQNYNASGPSEDIAKLAGARAVNISEPDKQMVLSAALVKTLTGNDTMSARFLNENSFEFKPQFKLFINTNHLPKANDVTIFSSGRVKVLPFNRHFEPKEQDKTLKKRLEKELSGVLNWCLDGLWLMRETGFEPPQSVLAATAQYQHDSDKLTRFVEEMLTPDPDGEVRTEDAYREYRDWCQRNGQFADGYPTFKQGIEGYAQVKRKRPKGAGRSVNATAMLCGVQLKMDDRIGL, encoded by the coding sequence ATGACGAGCCGCAGGCGGGAAAAGAATAAGGGCGGCTTTGAGAATATTTTTTCAGGCGTTATCAAATGTGCGGACTGCGGCTATGCTCTGCGGGCTATGAGTGCAAACAGGAGGAAACGCCCCGACATCATCGACTGCGTACAATACACTTGTAATAATTATGGCAGGTACGGAAACGTCATGTGTACCGCACACGCCATTGAAGCGAGGGACTTATTCAACGCCGTCCTTGACGACATCAATCGTTTTGCGGATATGGCGGTGAATGACGAGCGGGCGGTGAGGGCGATTGAAAAGCGGCTCACGGAAACAGACCAGAGCAAGGCAAAGGCAATGGAGAAAGAACGGAAGAAACTGAACAAACGCCTTGCGGAGCTTGACAGGCTGTTTTCCTCTCTCTATGAGGATAAGGTCATGGAGCGTATCACCGAGCGGAATTTCGAGATGATGTCGGGGAAATACCAGAAAGAACAGCTTGAAATTGAAGCGAGATTAAAAGAGGTAACGGAAACCCTTAATGAAAGCTACGAGAAATCGCAGGGAATCCGTGACTTCCTCTCCCTTATCCGCAACTATCAAGGCTTAAAGGAACTGGACGCAACGGTTGTAAATGCACTGATAGACAAGATACTTGTTTCGGAGCGTGAGAAGATGGCAGACGGAACAGTTAGGCAGGAAATCAAGATTTACTATAAATTCATCGGCTTTGTCGGTGAATTACATATCACACCCACAAAGCGGTGGACAGCGTTGCCCGCTAAATGCTGTACAGTGTGCGGCGTTGAATACGTCCCTGGCTCTGGCATATCAAAGTATTGTCCCGTTTGCGCCAAGAAGATGCAGAGGGAGAAGTCAAACGAGAGCAAACGCAGGAGCAGGGAGCAGAAACGGATGGCATGTATTGAACTGTCCGCAAAAAATGACCGACTGATGTGGTACATCTTTACGGGCAAGCTGTGGGAGCCGGATGTAGGCAATCTCCAGGCTATGGAACTATGTAAAAAGTTGGCTGACGAACTGGTGATTTACGCTCTGTCTCTCCCCGATGGACGCGAGCGGGACGAGTATCGCAGGGCAGTTGAGAGGTGGCAGATTCGCCATTACCGGGAGATCATCCTGAAAGACGCGATGGGCATTTACCCGGCAAAACTCAGCGAGTTTGATAGTAAGCCTTATCTATTTAACTGCAAAAATGGAACGCTGAACCTACATACCAGAGCGTTCCATGAGCACGACCCAGCCGATATGCTAGCGACGATTTCCGGCGTGAAGTACGACCCGGAGGCTCGCTCAGAGTTGTGGGAGCGCACCATCCAGGACGTTATGCAAGGCGATATTGACCTTGCCGCCTACATCCAAAAGGCTCTGGGCTACGGCCTGACCGGGGACACGTCCGAGGAATGTTTCTTCCTCCTCTACGGCCCCACGACCCGCAACGGCAAGGGGACTATCATGGGAACTTATATGAAAATGCTGGGCGGTTATGGCAAAGCAGCGCGGCCGGAAACAATAGCTCTGCGGCAAAATTATAATGCCAGCGGCCCCTCTGAGGACATCGCGAAGCTGGCCGGAGCCAGAGCTGTGAACATCTCTGAGCCGGACAAGCAGATGGTTTTATCGGCGGCGTTGGTGAAAACTCTAACCGGCAACGACACCATGAGCGCCCGGTTTTTGAACGAAAACAGCTTCGAGTTCAAGCCTCAATTCAAGCTGTTCATCAATACAAATCATCTTCCAAAGGCCAATGATGTGACGATTTTCAGTTCTGGTCGAGTAAAAGTTTTGCCGTTCAACCGTCATTTTGAGCCGAAAGAGCAGGATAAAACTCTCAAAAAACGGTTGGAAAAGGAGCTGTCCGGCGTGTTGAACTGGTGCTTAGATGGGCTGTGGCTTATGCGTGAAACAGGTTTTGAACCGCCCCAATCGGTGCTGGCGGCGACCGCCCAGTACCAGCATGACAGCGACAAACTGACCCGGTTCGTGGAGGAAATGCTGACACCCGACCCCGATGGTGAAGTCCGTACAGAGGACGCTTACCGCGAATACCGGGACTGGTGCCAGCGTAATGGGCAGTTTGCGGACGGTTACCCAACATTTAAGCAGGGCATAGAGGGGTACGCCCAAGTCAAAAGGAAACGTCCCAAAGGGGCCGGAAGGTCGGTGAACGCGACCGCCATGCTGTGCGGTGTTCAGCTGAAAATGGATGATAGAATAGGCTTGTAA
- a CDS encoding plasmid mobilization protein translates to MTDKRKFDIRLSQRDFNMLERRARRCKISKSEYMRRLLNRCVPREAPPLDYYSMMNELKVIRKDLDVLAQMATATGFIDAKAIDVQLRELRKTSEKIGLAVAGEYDEDD, encoded by the coding sequence TTGACAGACAAAAGAAAATTTGACATACGGCTCTCGCAGAGGGACTTCAATATGCTGGAGAGGAGAGCGCGCAGGTGCAAGATCAGCAAGTCGGAGTATATGCGCCGGTTGCTAAATAGGTGTGTCCCGAGAGAGGCTCCGCCTCTTGATTACTACAGCATGATGAACGAGCTGAAGGTGATACGCAAGGATTTGGACGTGCTTGCACAGATGGCAACAGCTACAGGGTTCATCGACGCAAAGGCTATTGACGTGCAGCTGCGTGAACTCCGAAAGACCTCTGAGAAAATTGGATTAGCTGTGGCTGGGGAGTATGATGAGGACGATTAG
- a CDS encoding helix-turn-helix transcriptional regulator — translation MPGVLSEHIASLRKERGLTQDQLGKMCGVSSQAVGKWEKGGAPDVELLPILAEQLGVTIDALFGLEGGERVDAAEAVGRWLRDFPEKERMERFCRLVWSSINYFMPSGLDVPKMEYLDTCRTHMDGENQIMYTEIRGGGGLLMDVHAEDMTFVTLWPEPKEGYASFFAPMEDYRRLFALLAKHGCLELLDSLYWRKSNYFIPPVIAKLCGLPPETVTGLLEELADIGIFWSMKLELEDGEVNAYKLAEPLTLVPFLMAAQGFMETSCNYMYFYDDEDPLLRGKKWKAQEDNEHEKA, via the coding sequence ATGCCAGGTGTATTGAGCGAACACATAGCCTCCCTGCGAAAAGAACGGGGCCTGACCCAGGATCAGCTGGGCAAAATGTGCGGGGTGTCGTCGCAGGCGGTGGGCAAATGGGAGAAGGGCGGCGCGCCGGACGTGGAGCTGCTGCCCATTCTGGCGGAACAACTGGGGGTCACCATTGACGCCCTGTTCGGGCTGGAAGGCGGGGAACGGGTAGATGCGGCGGAGGCCGTGGGCCGGTGGCTGCGGGATTTCCCGGAAAAGGAGCGCATGGAGCGGTTCTGCCGCCTGGTGTGGAGCTCCATCAACTATTTTATGCCCAGCGGGCTTGACGTGCCGAAGATGGAATACCTGGACACCTGCCGCACCCATATGGACGGGGAGAACCAGATTATGTATACGGAGATACGGGGTGGCGGTGGGCTGCTGATGGATGTGCACGCGGAAGATATGACCTTCGTCACCCTCTGGCCTGAGCCCAAGGAGGGCTACGCCTCCTTTTTCGCGCCCATGGAGGACTACCGCAGGCTGTTTGCGTTGCTGGCGAAGCACGGCTGTCTGGAGTTGCTGGACAGCCTCTATTGGCGTAAATCCAATTACTTCATTCCCCCGGTAATCGCAAAGCTCTGCGGCCTGCCGCCGGAAACCGTTACCGGGCTGCTGGAGGAACTGGCGGACATTGGCATTTTCTGGTCTATGAAGCTGGAGCTGGAGGACGGGGAGGTCAATGCCTATAAGCTGGCCGAGCCCCTGACCCTGGTGCCGTTCCTGATGGCTGCCCAGGGCTTCATGGAAACCAGCTGCAACTATATGTACTTTTATGACGACGAGGACCCTCTTTTGCGGGGGAAAAAATGGAAAGCACAGGAGGATAACGAACATGAAAAAGCATAA